Proteins encoded together in one Mycobacterium sp. MS1601 window:
- a CDS encoding amino acid ABC transporter permease: MQLYYGDVIPYLGPLFKGLAVSLGVSLAAAVAGGALGVVLYAGSASRARALRAAAGTYIEVIRNTPLLLQLYLVYFALPQAGVNLDPVAAGIVALTINNAAYMAEIYRAGFQSVPAGLREAGAALGMSSRDTFWRVLFPPAVRNVLPAITNQTILLFLASSVTSVVALPDLMHAMLGITSSTFRTIETFTVGGLLYFSVAFLIASVSRVVETKFIRWKVA, from the coding sequence ATGCAGCTCTACTACGGGGATGTCATTCCCTATCTCGGGCCCCTGTTCAAGGGGCTGGCAGTCAGTCTCGGGGTAAGCCTTGCCGCTGCCGTCGCCGGCGGTGCCCTGGGCGTTGTCCTTTACGCGGGCAGCGCATCTCGTGCGCGAGCTCTGCGGGCGGCGGCGGGCACCTACATCGAGGTCATCCGGAACACCCCGCTGTTGCTCCAGCTCTACCTCGTGTACTTCGCGCTGCCACAGGCCGGTGTGAACCTGGATCCGGTCGCGGCTGGCATCGTGGCACTGACCATCAACAACGCCGCCTACATGGCCGAGATCTATCGCGCCGGGTTCCAGTCCGTGCCAGCAGGTCTCCGGGAAGCCGGAGCAGCACTCGGGATGAGCTCCCGAGACACCTTCTGGCGGGTGCTGTTCCCACCGGCCGTGCGCAATGTCCTGCCGGCCATCACGAATCAGACCATCCTGCTGTTCCTGGCGTCCTCGGTGACCTCCGTCGTAGCGCTGCCTGACCTCATGCACGCCATGTTGGGGATCACCTCGAGCACATTCCGCACCATCGAGACTTTCACCGTCGGCGGTCTGCTGTATTTCAGCGTCGCCTTTCTCATCGCGAGCGTATCGCGGGTCGTCGAGACGAAGTTCATCAGATGGAAGGTGGCGTGA
- a CDS encoding amino acid ABC transporter permease, which yields MFQAFGWQHLSLILQGALVTVQICVLSVIFGGFFGLLIGLMSTGTIRPLRWVSGVYVGLIRGIPVLLIIFFVYFGIPLLAPGSSLPDYWAGVIALSVFAAAYIGELVRGSIQAVPRGQFEAAEALGMPYVERMRWIILPQAARLIVPPGVGFLVILIKDSSLVAVIGLIELTRAGNIVSSQTADPIMAYSVVGAFYFVICFALSSVARRYERRLGTRVPAPKVGDALTALNPGARK from the coding sequence ATGTTCCAAGCGTTCGGCTGGCAACACCTGTCACTGATCCTGCAGGGAGCACTTGTCACTGTGCAGATCTGTGTTCTGTCAGTGATTTTCGGTGGATTCTTCGGCCTGTTGATCGGCTTGATGTCCACCGGAACCATCCGCCCGCTGCGTTGGGTGAGTGGTGTTTACGTTGGTCTCATCCGCGGAATCCCCGTGCTGCTGATCATCTTCTTCGTCTACTTCGGCATCCCGCTGCTGGCGCCCGGTAGCAGCCTGCCCGACTACTGGGCAGGTGTCATCGCGCTGTCCGTTTTCGCGGCAGCGTACATCGGTGAATTGGTTCGAGGCAGCATCCAAGCGGTGCCGCGGGGGCAGTTCGAGGCTGCCGAGGCGCTCGGTATGCCCTACGTCGAGAGAATGCGCTGGATCATCCTGCCGCAGGCTGCACGTCTGATCGTGCCACCAGGTGTCGGCTTCCTGGTGATCTTGATCAAAGACAGTTCGCTGGTGGCGGTGATCGGACTGATCGAGCTGACCCGAGCCGGCAACATCGTGAGCTCGCAGACAGCGGATCCGATCATGGCCTACAGCGTTGTGGGTGCGTTCTACTTCGTCATCTGCTTTGCCTTGTCGAGCGTTGCCAGACGGTACGAACGGCGCCTCGGAACGCGCGTGCCCGCACCCAAAGTCGGTGACGCGCTCACCGCCCTCAATCCAGGAGCCAGAAAGTGA
- a CDS encoding amino acid ABC transporter ATP-binding protein, whose translation MINVENLRLSFGDNEVLHGVSCAVAEREVVCIIGASGSGKSTLLRCMNGLERPSHGSIVINGHTLGPQENTADLAVVRRDVGMVFQHFNLFPHMSVLDNVALAQQRVLKRTKAAALERARSLLDRVGLTDKSRAYPDALSGGQKQRVAIARALAMDPKIMLFDEPTSALDPEIVGEVLAVMKGLAADGMTMVVVTHEMGFAREVADRVIYMDKGSIVEVAEPTDLFNAPKEPRTREFLSKVL comes from the coding sequence GTGATCAACGTCGAGAACCTCCGCCTCAGCTTCGGTGATAACGAAGTGTTACACGGGGTTTCGTGTGCTGTCGCCGAGCGCGAGGTGGTGTGCATCATCGGTGCCTCGGGGTCCGGCAAGAGCACGCTACTTCGGTGTATGAATGGCCTGGAACGGCCATCGCACGGCAGTATCGTCATCAACGGCCACACGCTCGGGCCGCAGGAGAACACCGCCGACCTGGCGGTGGTCAGACGTGACGTGGGCATGGTCTTCCAGCATTTCAATCTTTTCCCCCATATGTCTGTGTTGGACAACGTTGCACTGGCACAACAGCGAGTCCTGAAGCGCACCAAAGCAGCTGCCCTCGAGCGCGCACGTAGCCTCCTTGATCGAGTCGGTCTGACGGACAAATCCAGGGCCTACCCGGATGCCTTGTCCGGCGGCCAGAAACAACGAGTGGCGATCGCCCGGGCATTGGCGATGGACCCGAAGATCATGCTGTTCGACGAGCCCACGTCAGCGCTCGATCCCGAGATCGTGGGAGAAGTACTCGCCGTCATGAAAGGGCTTGCTGCCGATGGCATGACCATGGTGGTGGTGACCCACGAGATGGGGTTCGCCCGCGAGGTCGCCGACCGTGTGATCTATATGGACAAGGGAAGCATTGTCGAGGTTGCCGAACCCACAGATCTTTTCAACGCCCCGAAAGAACCCAGAACCAGAGAATTCCTGAGCAAGGTGCTCTGA
- a CDS encoding N-acyl-D-amino-acid deacylase family protein produces MAALDTLIVGADVIDGTGAPATRCDVGIEGDRIAYLGVDVAVQAVHTVDASGMIVTPGLIDPHSHSDWSILGNRPAYSTIHQGVTSEVVGNCGVTYAPLGEDDVESAQNALQAMGFDGEVNWRSFGELLDRVHSGGTAQNLMWFVGHTAIRAAAQSNAVRYRRCEQQERVRLLEEALDAGAIGFSSGLEYGAGRFADAAEIAELARVTGRRGGMYSSHIRNRDAGLGEAVDEFFDIVQHGQVRAQLSHLNVRHDTGAPGGAWERAAGRVVDERRRGTDVLADMTPYPHGIGLAAGLLPGWLAERPAAEAAQLLNDAEVRARVRQDCDRYWRFVHRGQWDRVRLGVSAGHPEWEGLTFPEIAEQHGRDEWDCLFDVLAAAGPDLGSVQLLGLLFTEDHLAEAISHDHFLLGVDAFTACRRGPLSTRTRHPLFYYGHTHYLAHHVPAGTLTFEDAIHKMTGMVADHFGIRQRGYLREKYFADVVVFDPNVLSRTDTWAMPPEDYADAARHVWVNGVSVIADARHTGRLAGQMLR; encoded by the coding sequence GTGGCCGCACTCGATACCTTGATCGTCGGTGCCGATGTCATCGATGGCACAGGAGCTCCCGCCACACGGTGCGACGTGGGCATCGAAGGCGACCGGATCGCCTACCTCGGAGTCGACGTTGCGGTGCAGGCTGTGCACACCGTGGATGCCAGCGGGATGATCGTCACGCCTGGTCTCATCGACCCGCACAGCCACAGTGACTGGTCGATTCTCGGAAACCGGCCCGCTTACAGCACCATTCACCAAGGTGTCACCAGTGAGGTGGTGGGCAATTGCGGAGTCACGTACGCGCCACTGGGCGAAGATGACGTCGAATCGGCACAGAACGCCTTGCAGGCAATGGGATTCGACGGCGAAGTGAATTGGCGAAGTTTCGGTGAACTCCTGGACCGGGTGCATTCGGGGGGCACCGCCCAGAACCTGATGTGGTTCGTCGGGCACACGGCGATACGAGCGGCAGCGCAATCCAACGCAGTCAGATACCGACGATGCGAGCAGCAGGAACGGGTCAGGCTTCTCGAAGAGGCACTGGACGCAGGTGCTATCGGCTTCTCCAGCGGCCTCGAATACGGTGCTGGGCGATTCGCCGACGCAGCCGAGATCGCCGAGCTGGCGCGCGTGACGGGGCGACGAGGCGGTATGTACTCCAGTCACATTCGTAATCGCGACGCCGGGTTGGGCGAAGCCGTCGATGAGTTCTTCGACATCGTCCAGCACGGTCAGGTCCGCGCCCAACTTTCGCATCTGAACGTCCGCCACGACACGGGCGCGCCCGGCGGCGCGTGGGAACGTGCCGCCGGGCGGGTGGTCGACGAGCGCCGGCGGGGTACCGATGTCCTTGCGGACATGACGCCGTACCCGCACGGAATCGGTTTGGCTGCCGGTCTGCTTCCCGGCTGGCTCGCCGAGCGTCCGGCAGCAGAAGCAGCCCAGCTGCTCAACGACGCAGAGGTCCGGGCTCGGGTCCGGCAGGACTGCGACCGTTACTGGCGATTTGTCCATCGGGGGCAGTGGGATCGGGTTCGGCTCGGGGTATCGGCCGGACACCCTGAATGGGAAGGGTTGACGTTTCCGGAGATCGCGGAGCAACATGGCCGCGACGAATGGGATTGCCTGTTCGATGTGCTGGCCGCTGCCGGCCCAGATCTGGGGAGTGTGCAACTTCTCGGCCTGCTGTTCACCGAAGATCACCTCGCGGAGGCTATTTCGCACGACCATTTCCTGTTGGGGGTCGACGCATTCACGGCATGTCGTCGAGGGCCGCTGAGCACCCGGACCCGGCATCCGCTGTTCTACTACGGGCACACGCACTACCTTGCCCACCACGTGCCCGCGGGAACCCTGACGTTCGAAGACGCAATTCACAAGATGACCGGCATGGTGGCCGACCATTTCGGCATCCGCCAGCGCGGATATCTGCGCGAGAAGTACTTCGCCGATGTCGTCGTGTTCGACCCGAATGTGTTGTCACGAACCGATACCTGGGCCATGCCGCCGGAGGACTATGCGGACGCTGCTCGCCACGTGTGGGTCAACGGGGTTTCCGTGATAGCCGACGCGCGGCACACCGGCCGGCTTGCCGGTCAAATGCTGCGCTGA
- a CDS encoding mandelate racemase/muconate lactonizing enzyme family protein, which translates to MKITRIETCGLRGATPEGGWSNELRPDDVVHTLVAVHTESGHVGIGSAFTAEGLVRAALDLLSPQLVGQSALEVERLTETLHQSAFWMGRGGALTHATSAIDIALWDLAGQAMDQPVGRLLGGRYRDRVRPYASVLMDEAPVMTENLQSLVEEGFTAFKIGWWKFGRVDSATDERTVAAAREAVGDRLLAVDAGGSEAFFPGGLSWAKRTADMLAAYDVAWFEEALDPDDVDGFVALRAYSKVPISGGEVLTRRQAFAPFITAGAFDIVQPDTTKGGGLSESRRIGWSAQDHGIRLVPHGWNTGVGLAADLQLASALAGTDLVEYKTGAAYIDELVAGGWSLDAEGMLPIPHTAGLGISLNPDSLGAYGTNPTFALAV; encoded by the coding sequence ATGAAGATCACCCGAATCGAGACCTGCGGCCTGCGGGGCGCCACGCCGGAGGGCGGTTGGTCCAACGAGTTGCGTCCCGACGACGTCGTGCACACTCTCGTTGCTGTTCACACCGAATCCGGCCACGTCGGAATCGGAAGCGCCTTCACCGCAGAGGGATTGGTGCGTGCTGCGTTGGACCTGCTGAGTCCACAACTGGTGGGGCAGAGCGCACTGGAGGTCGAGCGCCTCACGGAGACCCTGCACCAGAGTGCTTTCTGGATGGGCCGGGGTGGCGCTCTGACACACGCCACCAGCGCCATCGACATCGCGCTGTGGGACCTCGCCGGCCAAGCCATGGATCAGCCGGTCGGCCGCTTGCTGGGAGGGCGCTACCGGGACCGTGTCCGGCCCTACGCTTCGGTCTTGATGGACGAAGCGCCGGTTATGACCGAGAACCTGCAATCACTGGTGGAAGAGGGCTTTACCGCGTTCAAGATCGGATGGTGGAAGTTCGGACGCGTCGACAGCGCAACCGACGAGCGCACCGTGGCTGCGGCGCGGGAGGCGGTCGGTGATCGCCTTCTCGCGGTGGACGCGGGAGGTTCTGAGGCGTTCTTCCCTGGTGGTTTGTCGTGGGCCAAGCGCACCGCGGACATGCTCGCCGCATACGATGTGGCATGGTTCGAGGAGGCGCTGGATCCTGACGACGTCGACGGATTCGTGGCGCTGCGTGCGTATTCCAAGGTTCCGATCAGTGGTGGCGAGGTGCTGACCCGTCGGCAGGCATTCGCGCCGTTCATCACAGCAGGCGCGTTCGACATCGTGCAGCCGGACACCACAAAAGGTGGCGGTCTGAGTGAGTCACGTCGGATCGGCTGGAGCGCACAGGATCACGGTATCCGCCTGGTGCCACATGGTTGGAACACCGGAGTTGGGCTGGCGGCTGACCTGCAGTTGGCCTCGGCGCTGGCCGGCACGGACCTCGTTGAGTACAAAACGGGTGCAGCCTATATCGACGAACTCGTGGCCGGCGGCTGGAGTCTGGACGCCGAAGGAATGCTGCCCATTCCGCACACCGCTGGTCTCGGTATCTCGCTGAACCCCGACTCGCTGGGCGCTTACGGCACGAATCCTACTTTCGCGCTGGCGGTATGA
- the eda gene encoding bifunctional 4-hydroxy-2-oxoglutarate aldolase/2-dehydro-3-deoxy-phosphogluconate aldolase, translating into MSDVDALGGGLVDGGLPVAEVALRSEHSVAAIRRLAARGDIEVGAGTVLTVQQARTALDAGARFIVTPGLDLEVVRYTQDAGVPVIPGVLTPSEIQAASRLGLTHVKLFPADAVDAIACLRAFTAVYPGMRFMPSGGVRLTNVANYLSLPSVFAVSGSWITAEPDQGVVASAARAALSAAESVCAQ; encoded by the coding sequence ATGTCAGATGTCGACGCGCTCGGAGGTGGCCTCGTCGACGGCGGGCTGCCGGTTGCCGAAGTGGCGCTGCGAAGTGAACACAGTGTGGCGGCGATCCGGCGACTGGCGGCCCGTGGTGACATCGAGGTCGGTGCGGGAACGGTACTGACAGTGCAACAGGCCCGCACGGCGCTCGATGCAGGAGCGCGCTTCATCGTGACACCCGGCCTCGATCTCGAGGTGGTGCGGTACACACAGGACGCTGGCGTTCCGGTCATTCCGGGAGTGCTGACGCCGTCGGAGATCCAGGCGGCTTCGCGTCTGGGCTTGACTCACGTCAAACTCTTCCCCGCCGATGCCGTGGATGCGATCGCCTGCCTGAGAGCCTTCACCGCCGTGTATCCAGGTATGCGGTTCATGCCTTCTGGTGGAGTTCGATTGACCAACGTCGCGAACTACCTTTCTCTGCCCTCGGTCTTCGCCGTTTCCGGCAGCTGGATCACAGCGGAGCCCGACCAAGGTGTGGTGGCGAGCGCAGCCAGGGCGGCGTTGTCGGCAGCCGAATCGGTATGTGCGCAGTGA
- a CDS encoding sugar kinase: MCAVTSSDPLDVVTVGESLGLITADRVGSLSHVRDMQLGFGGAESNVAIGVARLGGSAAWIGRVGADSLGHMIVRELRAETVEAVAIVDSESATALMLKERPRPGASRVTYYRRFQAGSRLRPADIPRHVVQRGRILHVTGITAALGEGPQAAVHAAIDHAKSANNIVSFDVNHRASLWTDRDSAVNAYRALARRADIVFAGEDEAELVTGTSDLQRQVDGLLALGVDQVVIKRGARGAVAAAEDTFHTRDAHPVTVADTVGAGDAFVAGWLAELARGASPEACLDVASACGALACTGLGDWEAAPTRGELARLSGVGDDPVSR; encoded by the coding sequence ATGTGCGCAGTGACCTCGAGTGATCCGCTCGACGTCGTCACGGTGGGGGAGAGCCTGGGCCTGATCACCGCAGACCGGGTCGGATCACTGAGCCATGTGCGGGACATGCAGCTGGGGTTCGGCGGGGCCGAGAGCAACGTCGCCATCGGCGTGGCACGCCTCGGCGGTTCCGCCGCGTGGATCGGCCGGGTTGGCGCGGACTCGCTCGGTCACATGATCGTGCGGGAACTGCGCGCAGAAACGGTGGAGGCAGTGGCGATCGTCGATTCCGAGTCCGCTACCGCGCTGATGCTCAAGGAGCGTCCCCGACCGGGTGCCAGCCGCGTGACCTACTACCGCCGGTTCCAGGCCGGTAGCCGGCTACGCCCTGCCGACATACCCCGCCACGTCGTGCAACGCGGTCGCATACTGCATGTCACCGGTATCACCGCCGCCCTGGGCGAAGGCCCGCAGGCAGCTGTTCATGCTGCGATCGATCATGCCAAGAGCGCGAACAACATCGTGAGTTTCGACGTCAATCATCGCGCCAGTTTGTGGACGGACCGAGATTCCGCAGTGAATGCCTATCGGGCGCTGGCTCGACGTGCCGATATCGTCTTCGCCGGCGAGGACGAGGCCGAACTGGTAACGGGCACCAGTGATCTGCAGCGGCAAGTCGACGGACTGCTCGCCCTCGGCGTAGACCAGGTGGTCATCAAGCGGGGCGCTCGAGGTGCTGTCGCGGCGGCCGAGGACACGTTCCACACCCGGGATGCTCACCCAGTGACCGTGGCCGACACGGTGGGTGCCGGCGACGCCTTCGTGGCGGGGTGGCTGGCCGAGTTGGCGCGGGGCGCTTCCCCAGAGGCCTGCCTGGACGTCGCATCGGCGTGTGGCGCTCTGGCGTGTACCGGCTTGGGGGACTGGGAGGCCGCGCCCACCCGGGGTGAGCTCGCCCGGCTCTCAGGTGTCGGTGATGATCCTGTGAGCCGT